The Manduca sexta isolate Smith_Timp_Sample1 chromosome 20, JHU_Msex_v1.0, whole genome shotgun sequence DNA segment CTCCCTCATGCCCACATTCTTGTGGTAGTACAGCACGGGCTCCTCCGCGGGGAGTGTCGATACTGACGCCGAGACCGCGAGTAGTAGTATTCCAAGTTTCATCTTCGACTGATTTATTTACGACAACCATCGTCACTAAATACTCaccttttatattgtaataatatttattatctcgTTATTTGTGATAATTATAAGACTATGCGCATTATTCCAATTTAGCGATACGATTGATCTATAATTTAGATTGAGGATTACAccatcattatattttaattagcaCTTCGCGTCTATTTGATGAGTTTAAAAATCATGCTAGTATGCTATACTTATGTTTGCGTCGCAAAGCGGCGGTGTGCAGTGAACTGTTATGTACTGTTCCACTAAAACCAGGCCGTTAACTTGTAAGAAATGAAGTCGATTGGCAATCTACTGTTTAGTTATAATATGACTCGTGAAATTGTTATATCACGGATTTGACAATATACCTTcgacatataaaaacaaacaaaaaaaatatactaaaataatatttaacgtttTCAATTGATCACATTATAcggattattttaattataacgttGTAGTTGGCGGTTTCGCCCCCGCAGACACACTTTACTCCTACAAAAACCCCTTAATCACTGTAGTGTTCAAGACTAGcgcatttacttaaaaaatttaagttcCTATATTTgagtttgtgtaatattttatatgcaataGAAACTAGTAcggagaaaaatattttgtgacatCAACATCagaattggttgaaaaataatatttaaagaattaattaaaaataaaaaaaataataataacttttattttgaattccTTTTAGACTGATCATATTGTATTTCGTACGATGCCACCGCTTAAGTTAATTGTTGTGTGTATTTGTAATAGGGCTTTAAGCTcaccttgtttttttttgtagcaTGATCTAATATTTGTTTAGTCTATAGTCTGTAACTGTACCtaataaataaaggaaatataattgaaattttgttgtgagcaaaagtggggcgttttttttttctttgttgttGCCGAAGGCAGACGTGCTAACCTGCCGCTGCCGCAACAAAGAAAAGATAACAGCCCGCCTGTTGGTGTGTGGTTACTGTTGCCCATGGACGTCGGCAGTCCCAGGGGCACAGCCAAGACGCTGCCTACCATGAAAAACTTTTGTTAAATCTCGTTAGAGGAAGGACAAGTCATAACGCTGAAGAAACACCGTGGGAGGAAGTTCGTGTGGTGGGGTTATCACGTTATCTCTTTCTCATGCTCGTAGAAATATGACCGGTAATacacggtgacgtcacagtttgccaTTAATGTTATTGGACCATTAAACTTTCATCAAATTTCGAAgcttttgaaaattgtttttccGTTATATTTTGGATGagatacatttttgataaatgtatttttataattaattcactaCCCTATTCGAAACAATGAGCAAAGCTATAATTACGGGGCAGTTGAAACTAGACCCTAATGGAAGCAAACTTAAACATGGCGCATTAAacattctaaattaaatataaaccttGTATGAAGCGATTCGGTAAGTTGATTAACTATTGAAATAAGTgtccattaattatatttatcagcaAAAAATTACACGTATTATCTTCATAGTGCAGATTGAATTTCCAATTCGTAATAAATCTTGCAGTGTAACGCAATTCATGTCCATGCCATTcatgtttaatgattttttatatttacgcgaatattgACGCGACCATCGATGAGTTATGAGTCCTTTCATGACCTGAAAGCTGTAAAGtcttaagaaaattataatataaaaaaaccgagattaaatccgtaaaatagttttatttgaattataataataataatatcagccttgtattatatgctgtcccactgctgggtttgggcctcctctactactgagatggattaggccttagtccaccacgccggcctagtgcggatcagtatttttatttgaatgccATTCATATTTGTACCGTTCACAATTTACTCTACAAATTTGAATTTACTAGATTAAAGGGACAGTTATCTATTACTCGATAATGCTATTTAGATACCAGCTGTAATCTCCTTGTCGTGTTTACTTTCATATCAATGTTTCCGTAAGTTGGCACCTGcctatgaaatattattacccACATCCATATTTGCTTAAATCTGTGTTGTTGACCCATTGTAATGCAGTATTGCTCTTGATACTtgagtaataatatattgatactTGTATAGACGAGTGCGAtgttcaattaataataataatttattccggTCCTATAAAATTCTGTTCCACTGTCCCGGTCTGCGCATGTCCAGTTAATTAGCTGGACAATTTAtctaacactagcttttgcttacaGTTTCGCCGGGATAGAAAGTGCCTGTTTCCTTTTCAGGCTGTCAAACTACTGCCATACCCCCCCCCCCACTTCCGAGGAAATTCTTGTGCGTTCAGTCTCCGCACCGAATGTACGCCCGTGAGGGGGAtctttgtcgcggccctaggcgcATAGTTAactgtgtatacctcatggttgtcaattcacattgaggcctacaAGGGCTTGCGAACATTTCCTGATCTCCTTCTCTTCtctcatcctaagaggtttccttaccCTTCTctcacacttccttcccagatatcccctcccggTTTTCCTTCAGGGCCTTGAAGTCGGTAAGCCGGGGATTCCTATTCACAGGATGCCCCCGGTgctgactgcggggtccgatacccaaaaaaaaaactatttccacACTGAACACcatcgaaatctgttgggttgtttttgattttatcgctTGCAGATAGGCAAACGCATGCGACGgaggattttgttttaaatatagttttcaaatctttttatGAGGAACAATTATTAGTAAATCAATATTAGATGTACTTTACCTTTTTTTGGGTAAAAAATAAGGAAACTTAAAAGTTTAGTATAAAATCGCagtttagtttagtttattaGTTAGTAGTAAGTtaagttgtaaaaaaatttacaacttAACTTACTACTAACTTAAACTTAAACTGTTAGACGAGACATAATAAATCAGTAAAACACAATCTTCACACTAATTTACACCCATATTAATCTCGAGAACCGGTCACATAGGCGAAAAAGAATTATGATAATACTAAATTCAAtgataaaaatgatttcaaaGTATATGGGGCTTTCAAttgtaatcaatttaaaaacgataatgaaaatttttagattaaattacTGGTATATAAAGTAAATGGAGCAAGACCAATATTTAGTCATAATCTATCAAAATGAAACTCGCAATACTGTTAGTAGTAGCAGCGGTGTCAGTATCGGCACTCCCCGCGGAGGAGCCTATACTGTACTACCACAAGAATGTGGGCATGAGGGAGGCAGAACGCATCAGGCAACTCGAACAAGCCGCTGACTTCGACGGTAGCAGGATCTTCAATGGCTCTCCGGCAGCACTCGGCGCATACCCCCATATGGTAAGTACACGTCAGATTCTTTGGACAAACGCTacatattgaaatttatattcagCCTCAGATACATTTAATTGTTGATAGAGTTTCAAACGGTGCAAGTGATCCATAACTTCCTGTACTTCAGCAGACGCAAATGATGgaagaatatttaaattcaccAAATGCTcagagtaaaattaaaacatttacatcgTTTCGATCAATACTATCGACTGTTACGTGGCCCGTCCTGGTAACTAACTGAAAATCGAATGGTCttcataagtaaaatatttatgatacagGGTGGATTGGTAATTGCATTGCCAGTTGGTCAGTCCGTCTGCGGCTCCGCACTGCTCAGTAATACTCGCGCTGTGACAGCGGCCCACTGCTGGTATGACGGATGGGTTCAAGCGACCAGGTTCACTGTAGTGTTTGGTTCCATTCGCCTCTTCACTGGTGGACTGAGGATAGAAACCAACAATGTGGTCATGCACCCCGACTGGAATACaaggaatctaaataatgaCATCGCGATGATCAGGCTGAGCTGGGTGACATATACAAGTGAGATagcaacataattttttattcattactttTGGTGTTAAAGAAGTATGCACTCCTGTCGAAATCATTGATCCAAtctaatattatcaatttagtCTTGTTCATCATGATATAGTTAGGAAATCATTGGTCCAATCTAAAATGTCAATTCAGtattttcatcataatattgttatgttagTTCGAATGCAAAATATACTCTACATTTACAGATGTGATCCGCCCCATTAACCTGCCAAGTGGTTCTTTGCTGAACAACAATTTCGCCGGATCATGGGCTCAAGTTGCCGGATTTGGCAGGACTGGCgacagtaagtatattatatattttatgatttactaTATTCTTGTAAAGAATAATCTTGGTGTCACTGTTTAGATCAAGCATAGTGCATACAGCCTAGAAGTATCTCCAGAAGCACGAAGTTTTGCAAAATAGTACTATAACATACGAGTAATTAGAAAGGTTTTTCGAGTGGATGaattgatgattatttttttaatcttccaATGTAGTAAAGTTTTAGTGCAAAACCggtctttataaataaactaaaaaatcttCGAAACAATGATTTATGCAAATTTGTAAATACACGTAGATTGTGCGTGTTCACTACAAAATCATAGCCGATATAACGTGGGTGAATATGTTAGATAAATTATCGAATTGATTTTATATagtgaactagcttttgctcgcggcttcgcccgcgtgaaggtgttttccaggataaaattccactgtttgataaaagtcttgctacatattttcccggtacttataggttcaaactaattttatccccaatctataatttcagttcaatcagtcgaaaatctaagaacatttatacaaactttcatcccctattttatccccttaagggtagaatttatcaaaatcctttcttaggggatgcctacgtcatagtagctttatgcatgtaaagtcttagcccgatccgtccaatggtttgggctgttccttgatatatcactgtcagtcacctttgagttatatattatattaacaactgaagttagctaaaattgagtttctcgaagtcgaccactatttatgtactatgtattttgagactatgcaattttgtcgcgttcgcgattcactttcacttttgttgagtttcagaacgcaatattagatcctccaacgcgcacgcgaatttgaactttatgcagcggtaataaattacaaattgactctccattttatttagaaaacgtttgtatgggaaatagaaaaatgctgttttgaggattttcccggcaattattcgaatttttctcaccttttaaaccttccctagacctccacgaataattcaagaccaagataagataaatccgttcagccgttctcgagttttagcgagactaacgaacagcaattcatttttatatatatagatattgctTGAATTATAGATGTCGGTATCGCATCAACTCAATTCCTGAGCCATATCACGCTCCAAGTGATCACCAACGCCGTGTGTCGCATGTCCTACCCGTTCTCTGTTATCGCCTCAACGCTCTGCGCGGCCGCGGCGCCCAACGGGGGCAACATCTGCAGCAGTGACTCTGGCGGGCCGCTGTCAATGGCCATTAACGGACAGCAAGTACTCGTAAGTACATTCTGATGTCTTCATACTCCAGACGCTATAACCTTTTTTttgtcgcggagaaagtacctaaTAATTGCCGCCgagccttcatggggggcgactgagcggttatatTGGaataaccgtgccttacggcccggcgttgagccgcccggatttgatggtgaccttcaggCAACTGCCAGGCTGAGTCCCTAACACTGTACGCATCCTACGCAtggcctaccaactaaaactccgcgttggccctcttcggcgcatttgggacggctgcgggcttcctccgacGGAAGTGTCTAGGTCTTCGTCTACCTGCGCAGACACCACAACCTGTGATCGATGTTATGTACAATGGCTAGCATATTTATAATTGAGCGAGGTGGTAAAATCTACTATATGAATACGAACTAAATATTTCCAACTtctaatattgtattgtaatattgcGTTCCGTCCAAGTCCGATAACTGCTTGCTTATTTTTTGCATACTTTCCAAACTATCAAGTAATCTTATGTACCCCCAGCACAGGATTACCCATAAAGCAACAATGGACCATTGACGACGTTTATTGGTAAACATGAGAACTGGTTAAGGAATTTACTTGATTACTTGCGCTGTTCTCCTAGCATCATAAACCTACCTATCAACTCATGTCTCTTTTGGTCTTCAGATCGGAGTGGTGTCATTCGGGTCAGCGAGAGGCTGCGAGGGTGGGCAACCAAGTGGCTACGCGCGTGTCACATCGTTTGTGCCTTGGATTCAGTCACAACTATAATCAAACTGGAAATTATAAGGGATCATAGCGAGCAATCGTTTTGTTATTGtgttgatttaataaataatattaacgagacaatgtgttttgtttattggtaATAGACCTACTATTTTACGTGGTATAATGCTATCTGGGGAATTTATAACACAAATGTAAAGTGTAATACGAACATTTACCATTAATTCACCTtcaatataaatagtaatttaataaaatcaaatatttacaatgactctcagtagtagaggaggccgtgcccaacagtgggacagtatgttatacagggctgatattattattatattattatttacaatgaaatCCAAAATCTTAAttagtcaaaatattattattgcaagCATTTTACTGGGAAATTAGATGGTGCTTaactttgcaaaaaaaaaaacttgcataATGCGATTTTGTATCTGTCAAAATAAATTTCCAtccataatatacaaaatacacaatttattatctttatctCGGTTGtttgacttttataaataatgatattacaTAGTTAATTGCATAATGAAAATGTCCCTAGAATTTGTAGATTACATGCATCAGCACAAAGTAAAGTTTATCATGATAGGGTGCTATCATGCATAGTGCTTGCTATCCAATGGAGTGCAAAAATATTAGCAACGtcttatttacgttttaatttttaaatccatCTTTTAAGATCGTTGTTAGTTAAGaactatctatacatataaaaatgaatccctatttcccttggtcacgccatcacgcgtgaacggctggaccgacttgacaattttttttgttgtgtttgttattgtcaggagaaggttcttatgaaagacaaaaatcaaaaaatttgcGCGGAaacttagaaaatttaagaaaacttaatgaaaat contains these protein-coding regions:
- the LOC115440683 gene encoding collagenase yields the protein MKLAILLVVAAVSVSALPAEEPILYYHKNVGMREAERIRQLEQAADFDGSRIFNGSPAALGAYPHMGGLVIALPVGQSVCGSALLSNTRAVTAAHCWYDGWVQATRFTVVFGSIRLFTGGLRIETNNVVMHPDWNTRNLNNDIAMIRLSWVTYTNVIRPINLPSGSLLNNNFAGSWAQVAGFGRTGDNVGIASTQFLSHITLQVITNAVCRMSYPFSVIASTLCAAAAPNGGNICSSDSGGPLSMAINGQQVLIGVVSFGSARGCEGGQPSGYARVTSFVPWIQSQL